One genomic segment of Salmo trutta chromosome 8, fSalTru1.1, whole genome shotgun sequence includes these proteins:
- the LOC115198170 gene encoding zinc finger and BTB domain-containing protein 38, with the protein MVSWLEVLDPLHAGPFLLRLNEQRLPAGPTLFCDVNLIATSDAKLAACCQYFRQLLLSTSSPPPTTPVLANRHLPSTPSSGLIQGAELDLPNLQSSVLSNLLDFIYSSRVARQGSKGTRRLSEAGLRLRVPILTNLVEEEEEAEPGQMKGKSRQCRGGEAMMEGLMNDEADGPENAKITLSFPLSAALPAALTVHNHRPSSATSYPRRRHPSSASKASNEGSAWKLDATTTDKRRPFNPPQRDSSPSSSSASSSPSSSSSPMDLTALVKKDIKSPPPLFKAGLDSQFHRFPPRSSNGPIGGYPGEGHRLTNGTASPSKTAQILFNLSTVAYRGQGGRGTDRKEKTGKKGGRAGSPQVGTNQRPPNLHLSPPLPHPSESFTLSPHSSSTPPDGPKPELICGVCHRLFSSALSLTAHMRLHRGGRALSCQHCGKAFIHNKRLQSHEASCTHALNPALPSSIPLLPILAKEEPLEEGEVRVEGGQIVGASEEDMKPGKGKKGRGLLVRHEGDVSELVGDEDHFVKVVDGHVIYFCSVCERSYMTLSSLKRHSNVHSWRRKYPCHFCDKVFALAEYRTKHEVWHTGERRYQCIFCWEAFATYYNLKTHQKAFHGISPGLISSEKTVNGGYKQKVNALKFYRLLPMRSQKRPYKTYSDSLANSLLLPPSDPSAVPLPQPLDCSLPGSLDLHSLISCSLPKGVKPDPDEFPAGFPLSVGLEQGEIQPPSLTGMALGRVADREAESEQVDSCGSSSKASVRNKVKTPKVSGSPELGLSSVITYGHSKPSVIVHGTAAPSVIVHSNQVTSGAGKSPLSSPSPEASNSQTLPKVSAKPVKIHRESTESHRKRAKLVDSSDATEEGERRSETGRSHHKSRKGHSKSDSSSAKQSSTGSEGKGAGPLCQITVRIGEEAMVKRSISETDLKRDRSPPPSRAKRTDSSPHDSKEPRHSHHHHHKHRSHRSSSVEAEGERGGDGERENGEGDSRKKSPKATGKVREYYFRQEVRKQGESEDDEDNLWRPYYSYKPKRKAPHAHKTKNWQRKFHYKRSLRLMRRAERLMDHVNKDDQEEEDGKMDEVEQAVGEVKDHMEQEEGEAPELFSTSSIPSKEKDKKGEEEIGEAHLKPADPPLVSPQPPLSTSVPPMDTKRRPWSDGSASECDTCGRWFSSSRKRDKHELSHLLEFVCLLCRAPFPSRDQLEDHQRAQHPKAPNPSSVPSRTGCQSRDEGMETETELTEVDRARERVILGKGSPSRLSRRSLARHTCPQCHKVCKTSSALNRHVRRHELSSSPEREKEETQTESKTAAAAETTVSTVSKDVDTTSDHVPVFHSVPVISYPIPETQHSSEAIEPLQCASQPSEVKAEHQTPTLCSGPELKELNELTTPIPDREPSPQIIQSPPEIPTADRPTPSPSLCCSSALQGVLVMSSGAECLDYRTPRKSLEGQNHRRTSPAPVTSPNMPPTLQMRISHTAAPLSVAMTTVPLQGVCGVKQEGDIVGKGLREGCGMGLLHRAGYKNSPVAQDLRVPPMSRSPSPNQAQDLTMSSILAREREVEKERQREWEREMKRELEREQDMERELERGRQRERDMDRELERRKQRERDMDRELGKRKQREREMDRELGRERQREMEMERAQQSRGASLQEQPRDMEGTLLVPKEEPISPAPSPIHTPIQTTINSPPLQRRPSKSPRRFPTAMDLLMQANRQVAQSLCGTQGLERFQLPPGSVSGSDRPSAHALLLPRAPPWSEEEPLDHSPAPSRDPHRGEVTARGYPMQDYPLPLIVQGGYRSGKKQEDNLLMSYPTGPLAFGPLGKMVPTGDLAKLPFYPDPYHLLYGPQLLAYPYNLATLPMALNMMAPGGEKVEPLPFLPALFNYAAAAGPYAGMAPHHLVGNPSLYNSSGGSSKKQRDNSNGKL; encoded by the coding sequence ATGGTGTCCTGGCTGGAGGTGTTGGACCCCCTCCACGCAGGCCCCTTCTTGCTACGCCTGAACGAGCAGCGCCTGCCCGCCGGGCCCACCCTCTTCTGTGACGTCAACCTCATCGCCACCAGCGACGCCAAGTTGGCCGCCTGCTGCCAGTACTTCCGCCAGCTGCTGCTGTCGACGTCTTCCCCACCGCCTACGACTCCTGTACTAGCCAACCGCCACCTGCCATCTACACCCTCTTCCGGGCTCATCCAGGGGGCTGAGCTGGACCTGCCTAACCTCCAGTCCAGTGTGCTGTCCAACCTGCTCGACTTCATCTATTCCTCCCGTGTTGCCCGCCAGGGCTCCAAGGGGACCAGGCGTCTGTCGGAGGCGGGCCTCAGACTTAGGGTGCCCATCTTGACCAATCtggtggaggaagaagaggaggcggAACCAGGGCAGATGAAGGGTAAAAGCAGGCAGTGCCGAGGAGGGGAGGCCATGATGGAGGGGCTGATGAATGATGAGGCAGACGGCCCCGAGAACGCTAAGATCACCCTCAGCTTCCCCCTCAGTGCCGCCCTGCCCGCCGCCCTCACTGTTCACAACCACCGCCCCTCCTCAGCCACATCCTACCCCCGCCGCCGACACCCCTCCTCGGCCTCCAAGGCGTCCAACGAGGGGTCAGCGTGGAAACTGGATGCCACCACCACAGACAAACGGCGGCCCTTTAACCCGCCCCAGCGGGACAGCTCCCCGTCCTCTTCCTCCGcctcctcttccccttcctcctcttcctctcctatgGATCTTACCGCACTGGTCAAAAAGGACATCAAATCCCCCCCACCTCTTTTCAAAGCCGGTCTGGACTCCCAGTTCCACAGGTTCCCCCCCAGGTCCTCCAATGGGCCTATAGGTGGTTACCCAGGGGAGGGTCACAGACTGACCAATGGCACGGCCTCACCCTCAAAGACTGCACAGATCCTGTTCAACCTGAGCACCGTGGCCTATCGGGGCCAGGGGGGGCGGGGCACAGACAGAAAGGAGAAAACAGGGAAAAAAGGAGGGAGGGCGGGCAGCCCCCAAGTTGGAACAAACCAACGCCCGCCCAACCTccacctttctcctcctcttcctcacccctctgagtctttcactctttctcctcactcctcctccacccccccagATGGGCCCAAGCCGGAGCTGATATGTGGGGTGTGCCACCGCCTCTTCAGCTCCGCCTTGTCTCTCACGGCCCACATGCGGCTGCATCGTGGCGGTCGGGCCCTCAGCTGCCAGCACTGTGGCAAAGCCTTCATCCACAACAAGAGACTGCAGTCCCACGAGGCCTCCTGCACGCACGCTCTGAACCCGGCCCTCCCATCTAGCATCCCCCTTCTCCCCATCCTGGCCAAAGAGGAGCCCCTGGAGGAAGGGGAGGTTAGGGTGGAGGGAGGACAGATTGTGGGGGCAAGTGAAGAGGATATGAAGCCTGGCAAAGGGAAAAAAGGGCGAGGTCTCCTGGTTCGGCATGAAGGTGACGTGTCAGAGCTGGTGGGGGACGAGGACCACTTCGTCAAGGTGGTGGACGGCCACGTCATCTACTTCTGCTCGGTGTGCGAGCGCTCCTACATGACCCTGTCCAGCCTCAAGCGTCACTCCAACGTGCACTCGTGGCGCCGCAAGTACCCCTGCCACTTCTGCGACAAGGTGTTCGCCCTGGCCGAGTATCGCACCAAGCACGAGGTGTGGCACACGGGCGAGCGACGCTACCAGTGCATCTTCTGCTGGGAGGCCTTTGCAACGTACTACAACCTGAAGACCCATCAGAAGGCTTTCCATGGCATCAGCCCGGGCCTCATCTCCAGCGAAAAGACAGTCAACGGCGGTTACAAGCAGAAGGTCAACGCCCTCAAGTTCTACCGCCTGCTCCCCATGCGCTCCCAGAAGAGACCCTACAAGACCTACAGTGACTCCCTGGCCAACAGCCTGCTGCTGCCCCCGTCTGACCCCTCTGCCGTCCCCTTGCCTCAGCCCCTGGACTGCAGCCTGCCCGGCTCCCTGGACCTTCACAGCCTCATCAGTTGCTCTCTACCTAAGGGTGTGAAGCCTGACCCTGACGAGTTCCCTGCCGGCTTCCCCCTCTCAGTGGGTCTAGAGCAGGGAGAGATCCAGCCCCCCTCCCTAACAGGTATGGCCTTAGGGAGAGTAGCTGACAGAGAGGCAGAGTCAGAGCAGGTAGATAGCTGTGGCAGCAGCTCCAAGGCATCCGTTCGTAACAAAGTCAAAACTCCAAAGGTCAGCGGTAGCCCAGAGTTGGGTTTGTCCTCTGTCATCACATACGGCCACTCCAAGCCCTCCGTCATAGTGCATGGCACAGCGGCGCCATCCGTCATTGTCCATAGCAACCAGGTCACCTCTGGGGCCGGGAAAAGCCCCCTGAGCAGTCCCTCCCCTGAAGCTAGCAACAGCCAGACACTCCCCAAGGTCAGTGCAAAGCCTGTTAAAATTCACAGGGAAAGTACGGAGAGCCATAGGAAGAGAGCTAAATTAGTGGACAGTTCAGATGccacagaggagggggagaggagatcaGAAACAGGTAGGTCCCATCATAAGTCCCGCAAGGGGCACAGCAAGAGTGACAGCTCCTCAGCCAAACAGTCGTCCACAGGGTCAGAGGGCAAAGGGGCCGGGCCACTGTGCCAGATCACTGTGCGGATAGGTGAGGAGGCCATGGTCAAACGCAGCATCTCCGAGACGGACCTCAAGAGGGACAGGAGCCCCCCTCCTTCCAGAGCCAAAAGGACGGACTCCTCCCCACATGACTCCAAGGAACCTCGccactcccaccaccaccaccacaaacacCGCTCCCATCGCAGCTCTAGCGTCGaagctgagggggagagaggaggagatggggagagagagaatggagagggggACAGCCGGAAGAAAAGCCCCAAAGCCACGGGCAAGGTCAGAGAGTACTACTTCCGCCAGGAGGTGCGCAAGCAGGGGGAGAGTGAGGACGATGAGGACAACCTCTGGAGGCCCTACTACTCATACAAGCCCAAGAGGAAGGCCCCTCATGCCCACAAAACAAAGAACTGGCAACGCAAATTCCACTACAAACGCTCCCTCCGGCTAATGAGGAGGGCAGAGAGACTCATGGACCATGTGAATAAGGATGaccaagaggaggaggatggaaagATGGATGAGGTGGAGCAGGCAGTGGGGGAGGTGAAAGATCACATggagcaggaggagggagaggcacCTGAATTGTTCAGTACTTCCTCTATACCTTCAAAAGAGAAGGACAAAAAGGGGGAGGAAGAAATCGGGGAAGCCCACCTTaagcccgctgatccccccctgGTCTCTCCCCAGCCCCCATTGTCTACCTCAGTCCCCCCTATGGACACAAAACGCCGGCCCTGGTCCGATGGGAGCGCGTCGGAGTGCGATACGTGCGGCCGCTGGTTCTCCAGTTCCAGGAAGCGGGATAAACACGAGCTTAGCCACCTGCTGGAGTTTGTGTGCCTCCTCTGTAGGGCCCCCTTCCCTTCCAGGGACCAACTAGAGGACCACCAGAGAGCCCAGCACCCCAAAGCCCCCAACCCCTCGTCTGTGCCATCCCGAACGGGGTGTCAGTCACGAGATGAGGGCATGGAGACAGAGACTGAGTTAACAGAGGTagacagggcgagagagagggttATACTAGGGAAGGGAAGTCCAAGTCGCCTAAGCAGGAGGTCGTTGGCGAGACACACCTGTCCGCAGTGCCATAAGGTGTGCAAGACATCCTCAGCGTTAAACCGCCACGTGAGGCGCCACGAGTTAAGCAGCTCcccagagagagaaaaggaggagacgCAGACagagtcaaaaacagcagcagcagcagagacaacTGTTAGCACTGTTAGCAAAGACGTAGATACCACGAGTGACCATGTTCCCGTTTTTCACTCTGTCCCAGTTATCAGCTACCCTATCCCAGAGACACAGCATAGTAGCGAGGCCATAGAGCCGCTGCAGTGCGCGAGCCAGCCTAGCGAGGTGAAAGCAGAGCACCAAACTCCAACACTGTGCAGCGGCCCTGAACTCAAAGAACTTAATGAACTCACAACTCCCATTCCTGACAGAGAGCCCAGTCCTCAGATTATTCAGTCCCCTCCAGAGATCCCCACAGCCGACCGGCCGacaccatctccctccctctgctgctcCTCGGCCCTCCAGGGTGTGCTGGTCATGAGCAGCGGAGCTGAATGTCTGGACTACCGGACCCCCAGGAAGAGTCTGGAGGGGCAGAACCACAGGAGGACCAGCCCTGCACCTGTCACTTCTCCAAATATGCCCCCGACCTTGCAGATGAGAATCAGCCATACTGCTGCTCCTCTGTCCGTTGCCATGACAACAGTGCCCCTCCAAGGGGTCTGTGGTGTGAAGCAGGAGGGGGATATTGTGGGAAAAGGACTGAGGGAGGGATGTGGGATGGGCCTCCTCCATCGTGCTGGTTATAAGAACTCACCAGTGGCCCAAGATCTCAGGGTCCCACCCATGTCCAGGAGCCCCAGTCCCAACCAAGCACAAGACCTGACCATGTCCTCGATTCTAGccagggagagggaggtggagaaggaaaggcagagagaatgggagagggagatgaagagagagctggaaagggaacaggatatggagagagagttggaaagGGGGAGGCAGAGGGAAAGGGATATGGACAGAGAACTAGAAAGAaggaagcagagggagagggatatgGACAGAGAGCTGGGAAAGaggaagcagagggagagggagatggacagagagctgggaagggagaggcagagagaaatggagaTGGAGAGGGCTCAGCAGTCAAGGGGAGCATCATTACAGGAGCAGCCCAGAGACATGGAGGGGACCCTCCTGGTACCCAAAGAGGAGCCGATTAGTCCCGCACCATCCCCGATACACACACCCATTCAAACTACTATTAACAGCCCACCCTTGCAGAGGCGGCCCTCCAAGTCTCCCCGCCGCTTCCCCACTGCCATGGACCTGCTGATGCAGGCCAACCGCCAGGTTGCCCAGTCCCTGTGTGGCACACAGGGTCTCGAGAGGTTTCAGTTGCCACCTGGGTCGGTTAGTGGCAGCGACCGCCCTTCTGCCCATGCCCTGCTGCTCCCCCGGGCCCCCCCATGGTCCGAGGAAGAGCCCCTGGACCACTCCCCAGCGCCATCGAGAGACCCTCACAGAGGGGAGGTCACTGCCAGGGGATACCCCATGCAGGACTACCCGCTACCCCTCATCGTCCAGGGTGGCTACCGCTCTGGCAAGAAGCAGGAGGACAACCTGCTCATGTCCTACCCGACGGGGCCTCTCGCCTTCGGGCCGCTGGGGAAGATGGTGCCTACCGGGGATCTTGCCAAACTGCCGTTCTACCCCGACCCCTACCACCTGCTTTACGGGCCGCAGCTGCTGGCCTACCCCTACAACCTGGCCACCCTGCCCATGGCTCTGAATATGATGGCCCCCGGGGGGGAGAAGGTGGAGCCGTTGCCCTTCCTCCCTGCCCTCTTCAACTACGCTGCTGCAGCTGGTCCCTACGCTGGCATGGCGCCACACCACCTAGTGGGTAACCCCAGCCTCTACAACAGCAGCGGCGGCAGCAGCAAGAAACAGCGGGACAACAGCAACGGAAAGTTGTAG